The sequence accgccctcacagtgaagaatttcctcctgtcatctaatctaaatctcccctcttttagcttaaaaccaatcccccttgtcctatcattatctgcccaagcaaaaagttgctctccatcttttttataagcaccctttaagtactgaaaggctgcagtgaggtctccccagagccttcacTTTtgcaggctgaacatccccagctctcacAGCCTTTAtttataggagaggtgctccagccctctgatcaacttcgtggccctcccctggacccgctctaacagccccgtgtccttcttgtgctgggggccccagaccaggacgcagcactgcaggtggggcctcacaagggcagagcagaggggcaccatcccctccctccacctgctgcccacccctctgttggtgcagcccaggacgcagttggccttctgggctgcaggcacacactgctggctcatgtcgagctttttgtccaccagagcccccaagtccttctctgcagggctgctctcaacgggttcttctcccagtctgtgctcatgtctgggattgccctgacccaggtgcagcaccttgcacttggacttgttgaacctcatgtggttcatgtgggcccacttctcaagcttgtccagctccctctggatggcatccattccttctgttgtatcaactgcacctctcagcttggtgtcatctgcaaccTTGCTGAGCGTGCACTCAGTCCCACTGTCTGTTTCATAATCCTTCACACAACCTGGCAGCTGAAGCTTTCAGGCTGCCTCGGTGCATGCAGGGTGCCAGGGAAATACTGCAGTCCTTACTTGAATCAGAAAAGGAGGCTGATGGTGCCAGCCCAGCCATGTTAAGCCTAGGGTTGCAACAGCAAAACCTCATCTGCTCTCCGTAATATTATCCTCATTGCAAAGTTTGGATgaaagctgaggaaggaggaTGAAACATCTGCATGCAAGCAGGTTTGGTCTTGCCAGCTATTACATAGCTCAGTCTAAGCTTTTCATAAGGCCAAACAGGATTTCTTCGTTGGCCTCATGCTTCCCCATCCACAtaagaggagctgggaggttTGCGCTATAAGGTCAGAGATCCATTATCAAAGCATCTCACCATCGTGTTTTACATAGACATTCCCTCCAGCTCTTGGGGAAGTGCACGATCTCCACTAAACAAAATGCTGCAGGTCATTTCCATGCTAAAAGCTTAATGTGAGCTATATTGGGCCAGACTGCAGTCAGCAGCCCCTGTGCACGGTGGCTGGGCTTTTGCTGCAAGGCATGGGGGAAGTGGCATGTGAGGAGCCATGCCTCCAGCTCCGCGTGCCTCCAGCGCAGCCGCAGTGCTGCCGAGCCTTGCTTTGCATTCCAGCAGCTGTGCTAGAGCTGCGTGCATGGCCTCACTCGGCACAAATGAAACCAAGGCATCCATATGCTGTACATTAAGAGAAAGAGTGTTTGATCTGCAGTGAGCCCTGGAAGCCTCCTGCTCACTGGCTCACTGCTCACATactctttcctcctctcctcagcAGTTTCGAGGAGCGCACGGAGCCCAGTGTCAAAACCTGTAAATGCATGTGTTTATCGACACTATGATGGGAACTGCAGCACTTAAAACTGTTGAGAAAAAGCTATTGGCCACAGCCGTAAAACCTGCCCTCATCTTTTCCATGATGgtggtggaaaagaaaaattcaagtggtattttcctatttaaagaagaagggaaaatgaCTGCCAAAGTGGATGGAATTTAGTCCAGCTGATGCAACGCCCGggttagaaaagcaaaatgcaaatctCCCCTGAGCACAGGAATGGCAGCTGTGCATAGCCAAGGCCACCACAACGATGCCGCAGCCTGGCACAGGGAAGGGACAGCTCGGGTAATGATGGGCTTCAAGCCTGCCACCTGGCCTCTTATAGTGCCATGTATTTTGGAGACACGTATTACAGTCACATCACCCATTGATGTTATGTTTTACAAAGAGGTTACAGACGTCTCTGACTAACTGGTGGtgagacagaagaggaaagctCCCCTGCAGACAggacttcttttttctccagcattACCCCAcgcagctggggacagggcagtgCTCTAGCTCAGGAGGGGTACAATGAGGAAGAAGCACAAGCAACAGCCAGGTAACAATAGAaatgagttttattttgtaaaaagtTATAAAATGAATATTGTACAAAAATAAAGTCTGTAGAGAACTTTGGTTGATTAACACAAATGACTGAGACATAAATTGCAGGTGAAGTAAAAAAACTCCAGAGAAGCACACTCCTGTTTTCAATAaggtcttaaaaaataaaaaaaatcacaaactttACCCTTTTGTATTTTGAACATAGTGATTTACTTTGGTGGCAGCCTCTTTGAGCTGCGCAGACAATGCTGTGGGGGAAAGTGCTGAGCAGCGGGGGCTGCACACCCCCGAGCGCTGCGCCCAGCCAACCACCCCACAGAGCAactcagccccagcctggcaggTTGGGCTGATAACGCCCAAATCACGCCGATGCCGATGGTGGCATCTCAGCTGTGCCCTGCCCAGCACAGGGGCTGAGGTATCCCCATGGCCCTGCGGGTGGTCTCTGTGCTGCCTCCATCagcccaagaaagctggggggttggacctgatgatctcttgaggtcccttccaaccccctacaattctgtgattctgtgattctgtgaaagcagcGGAGGTCGGGGCTGAATTATATTTTGCAGACACTGCACGTCTTTCTAGGTGTGTTCTGAATTTTTTTGACCACTAGAGCCTTCTTGTCTGGTGCCCTAGGGGCCCAGGGCAAAACGAGTGAGGAGAGTCATTGCATGCATGAGATAAAAGGTTGGAccatcctttttgtttttcaattgggatcattttttcttccttttttttttttttttttggttttgtgtgagTTGATGCTTCACTGATTGTCAGGTATGTCTAGTGACCTGCACTGCTGCTCCTTCAAGGAAAATAGTCTCCAGAACGAGTGGTCAGGTACAAATGCCTTTGCTGTACTATCCCCTTCACTGTAAGGAAACTCTGCTCTGGACTGCTCTGCTGCGTGGGTATGATCctgtaatgttttaaaataaattatataaaactCTTTGGTTATTTAACACAATTGTTTATCTGCAGGCTATATTAAATCCAGGGCTAACTAATAAGAGGGATTTAACCTTTTCTATATGGAAATATGGAAGGAAAAgcttaaataaatacaacaagAAATTATAAGGCTAAATGTGATTAATTTCCATTTGTCAATAGTTATACGAGGTCAGTTGGCaaaaagtgtgagaaaaaaatgtggctacattttaaatatgactAGAATTAGTTTGTCTAACAAATGGCTAATGTTGAGCCAAGTCCTGCGACCCTCACTCATGTAGAGCTGTATTTGCTCCTGCACTGGCATGACTGTAGtcactttcagaaatgctgGTGAACAGGAGGAAGGGCTGAAGACTTTGACACTACATTCTGTGAACATAATCaggtttttgtttaaaagcaaaaaaggtAAAGTAAGTGATTTTTTGCATTCAAGTTAACACTTTCAAAAGCATGGACCATTGTTCCCAACTTATTTGTCTCTCTGTATCTTCCAAGCACCTTCTACTTTGGCAcctttgaaaagaaactttAATAAATAAGGAAAGGAGACTCATTACCGAACtgtaataaataacaataactTAATCTCAATAAATATCTTCTGTATATTTATGTCTCTGAACGGATGCATTGCATCAAGTAGTCTCTGCTCACTCACAATGACCAAATACAAATGTAGTTACCCAAGTAACATTAGTCCTTTGTAAACCAAAAGAAACACGTTTTGTGTAGGCCAGGCTTGTTGTTTCTCTTACTATACTAGGAAGAAGTGCTTAAAAACTCAACTTGTTCTCATAGGTAGCAGAAGAATGAAATCCTACGCTTGCTTTGAAGAAACATGAGATGGAAATAACCAGACTTAACCAGTAAGTGgaactgttttgctttgtccCAATACTGGCCCTGCAGAACGTGAGCCTGGGAATTTTGACTTTTGGCCGATACCATCTTAGATTAATCTCACTATAGTTTAGAAGTGGTCCTAAGCGCTGAGGAACCACCCTTCAACGAGCAACAGCGCAACGTGTCATTCGGTAGAGCTGAGGGCACAGGGGATGAGCAGGGTACCCCTAAGCTGCTCCTCAGCTCAGCTTCCTGGTGCGGGTGGGGGTGACCGCACCGCAGTGTGGTACTGCAGGGTTGTGTTTTTAAGCACATTCCTCATGGATCCGAGTCTCACTGGTGGTGGACTGTGTCAAATGGGAACGGGAGCGCGCACGCCATCCAGCCATTGGCATCTCCACCCGAGCTTTTATCTACTTTCCCGTCAGACTTCAAAAGCCTCCATCTTTTAGGCAGCCTCGCGCTCCCCTGGGCTCCCACGCCCCCTCGCTCTGCGTTCTTGGTCCTCTTTTCTCCATTCTGAGCAGACGCTTCCCCGGGAACCTTGGTCCCTCTCTTTGCATCAGGGCAGGAATGCAAAACTGGAGCCGCCTCCAGTGAGCAAGTGTCAGACGCATCCACACCTTTTTGCGGAATGTTTTTTCAGTATGTGGTAAACCAGGTTATCGTCCAAAAAGGACAGGTCATCATCAAAGGCTGTGGGTCTGCAACAAGCTTGCCTCACTTTGTCATTGActagttttttctttctggttaagttttttaaaattttgtcatATGTAGTCTCAGCTGCATCACAAGATCCACTGCAATACCGGAAGATGAGTTCTTCTTTGGTTTCGTATCCCAAATCCAAGTCAGtcacatttaaatgtatttctgttaaGACACATCCCCGATTTTTGCCCCTTTGactcctcctcccctttttgTTGGAATTCTCTATGTTCATGGCTGCGTTTTGCCGGTTCCTCTCCCGCCTAGAAAAAATTGGAGTCTGTTTATCTGGCGACCTCCTCAGTCTTTTAATGGTGGCTTGGATAAAGTCCACTACCTCATCAAACTGATCTGGATAATCCTCTGGCATATTAGCTGtttgagaaagagagaaaatgctttGTCACATGTCAGTTGTCATGAAGAGAAGTTTGTCAGTTTGTGGCTCAAACACACAAGACACATGCAAGCTGCCCTGCCCTCTACTTCAGACATGCTAAAACTGAGGGGAATTTGGAAActcatttggggaaaaagaaatgagatatGTATGTATCTCTGCAGGTGTCTGCTTATGCTTGGTAGCACTCTGGCTCTTCTTTCAGTATTGAATGAACCCTGTCAAAATTGAGGGAAAGAGAATCATGTCATGTTATGAATATTAGTCGTTGGGTGGATGAAGCTACTGTAGAAAGTTACACAGGCTCTTCCTAGCAAGCAGCAAAGGGATGAGGTTTCTTTGATGCAATTTTGTGACTGTAATTGTTAGTTGTCTTTTCACACCAGCAGTGGTTAGTATTGCCAAAGCCACCTATTGATGAGGGTTTGGGGCAGGACACAAGGAGGAATTTCCTGGGGCGCCAGGCTAAGCTTTTATTCTTGGCTGAATGCctgctttttaatgcttttaggGGATAATTACTAtcagagcttttgaaaattatCTTGTAGAACTATTTTGTATCACCAGATGCTTATTAGACTGAGTAGAAATAGGTTGGAATAGAAGTATTATGTTAATTTTCAAGGGAAATTTtattaatgcattttctttctatgaAGTTAAATTATCTATTGCATTTTTCACTTGATACGTATTCTACCAGAGACAAATTATTCAAGTAAATTAAATGTTAAAGgcaatgaaatgttttgacaCTAGTAGAATGAACTTCTTCAAGGAGGGTGAAATTGAATATGTTCTTCTGAAATGTTCTGAGATTTCAGTGTTTCATCATGATTTGGAATAACATCACATCTGAAATCTTCCCATGGAGTAAATCCCTCAGTGTGATTTGTTTTAGTGAAGACAGTGATTTAATGACAGGTCAGGCTGTCAGGGGCCCATATCTAGATgcctttattttgtattattaatGAATGTAtcttaaatacttaaataaCGTTGCAGTATTAAGattttttctcccattcttATTGCCAAAAATCGAGTCTTTGAAGACTCACTTCTTCTGCAGGAAAACATAAGAGGATGCTTCTTTCTGTACTTAACTCCTAAGTGCCCACCCACACAGCAGACTGGTTTCACACACCAGAAGGGTGTAAAAGGGCTCCAAAAGGACCTCTACAAATATCCCAAGAACTGCaaatactgggaaaaaatatgCCTGATGTGTTGTGCCTTGCCAGGGCTTGGTGCATGCATTAGGCCACAGTGGCTGTCACACAGATGAGACAGGAACAGCTCTGCAGGCAACAGCTCTGTGCCACATTTCCCTAATGAGCACTATAACAGACAGGAGCCTTGGTGGGTGACCAGGCAGCAAATGTTCTCAGACCACATGTGAATGCATTGACCCTGTTCACAGAAGTGGGGAAGATAATGGCTGCCCCCCTTTGCGGCAAGATGTGAACTTTGTTAGTGTAAAAACCTGCTGAAACACAGCATGTCTGCACTTAAGGATGAGTACGGACCCCTCCCCAAAGCAGCCACATCCCAGTGGCACCCTTCTGCACAGTAACAGAGGGATGGATCAGAAATATACAGCTTTTCACGGATGGCTCCAGCAAAATAGTGCAGATTGGTAAGAGTAATGAAGGCAGGTGATTGTGTATCTTCACATAACAAGGGTGACACATGGGAAGCAGGATCCTATAAACTGAAGAGTTTTGACCTGGGAAAAGTGAATTCCACTTTGTTTTACAGGTATCCATGCTAAAGGCAACAATCTCTAAGACCAGTGGCTCTGAAGAGACACAAAGAAGGGATGTCTGCTACCTACACAGCCATATGGGACCCGAACAAGGCAGGGTCCTGTGCCAAGCCCCATAGTCTTGTCCACCAATGGCAAGTGCACCCTTCGGGCACTCCTTTGCCACTACCTCTGTATCAGGTACCAAAACACCCACTATGAGCCATACCTACTGGAGGGGGGTAGCACGGGTAGGTGCATCCATTGAATGCACTGCCTGGCTCTTGCAGGACAGGCTGGTCTGTCCACACCATATAAATACTTCCCTCCTGAAAAAGGTCCTGGTCAAGGTGGTAGGTGGGCTACCTCTTTTAGGCAAGAAGAGGTAGGCTCCATGCTAGACCTAGTCAAGAAAGACAACCCACTTGGAGATGGCCCAGCACCCACTGCTGAAATACAAGCATGTCCCTGGCACAGATACGGATGGAGAGGGCTCTGGCAGgaggcacttgctcttgttgctGTGGGACTGGCTGGTCTCTAGGTTTCTTACACAGAAACTCATGACTCCATAGGGAAAGATATCTCTCCCTGTTGAGATAGCTCTGTCTGTGCCATTCTCTACACTCACTTTGAAATTACCCCACTCACACTACTGTGACTACCCCAGCCCACACATATGTCACATACTCCTGGCCCAACCCTTGTAGCAAGTGTGACACAACGAGACCGAAACACAACAATCAGGGAAGCATACCAGGGTTCAGCAAAACCCATGCGGCAGTCAACCATCAGGAAGAGGATGAGAGATTGTTACAGGGAAACCCAGCCTGGAGACCCTTGTCTGAAACCTTCAGCCTCATACTTATCTCAAGCCTGGTATGCTGCTGATGCAGCGTGGGAAGTGTTTCCTCCCACCTAAGAAGGGACTAGCAAAACTGTGGGTTACCTGAAGAAATAACAACCCACCTGGGCATATCGTTTTTAAACTGCTTGCAGTTCAGGTGCAAAGACGTCACTCACCCCTGTGACAGTGCTATGTGCAGGAGTCTAATTGGTCTACTAATGTTAATCTGATGGTTAAAGGGTTGAAGCACTGTCCTGCCCAGGCCAGTGAAATATGCCCTGGAGAGTAgacaaagaggggaaaaggcCCATGCTGTGGACTGTACCCCATTCGGAGCCCATGCTGACATCTGTCCTGGTTCATGCAAGATCACGACCCCAGCTGCACCAAGGGAGCTAATGTCACTGAGAGCCTTCTGCACTGCAAAGTGGCCTGTGATATTAAGAGGGAGGAAACACATTGTAGAGGAGACCTATGCAACACTAACGCAGGCATGGGGTGTCAACACAGGAGAAGGtggaagcagaagggaaaaagcagacaaataaCCAAGCCAACAAGGTAATGACTAGAGGAGCCCTACCTATGCACATGGACTTGTTGCAACCAGAATAGGGGGTAATTAGCAGCATGACTGACTCCACTGATCTCACCAGGGCTCTAACATAAACCACACAGGAAGGACTCCGAGCTGTAACCAGGGATGAAGCGTGCATGGCCAATGCTGCTAAAGGAGCTGGAGATCCCTGCTCAGCTCATCCCCTCTTACAACATCAGGCCACTTGGGAGACTCACTGGGAGGTCTGCCAGCACTGTGAGTATGATGAATGCCAATTTTCTATCTCACGGGTGGACTTCCCCTTCAGCCCGGGGAATTGGAAAACATGCCAAGCAGATATCCAAATCAGTCCAGAGGACTCCTTCAGTGACCCTCAGTATTTGGGTATTACATcactggaggaaagaaaaggcatgCAGATGATATTTGGGAACCTGTGGGAATGGTGGGCACATGGCCCACCTTGAGGAAATGTGCTGGACCTGTCAGCCCTGGACAGGGTCTGCCTACCTACCACTGCACATGCTGTTACAGGACTATGTGTGTACATGGTTTTAAACACAATGGCAGCTGTGTTACTGGGCCATGTGTTGAATCCTTGCAAGCTGTCATAAGCAACAACACCCTCTACCTGCGGAGCCCAAACTTGTCACTATCAATGCAGCGATGTGCCTTTTGGCATGGACCTGTGCCCCTGGTACTGCATCAAGTGCAGCTGGACCCAGCAACCACTAAATGATGGGCCCAAGCAGTGGGAATTACACTGACTGGAGTGGCTTGGCGCTAGTTTTCTGCATATCCACTAAGAGTGGCTTGCAGGGTTTTGACAGCCAGGACAGCctgtaaaaaaaatgctgaagtggGATTCTGGGCAACCAAGCAGAAATGCTCTCATTAACAAAAACTGTGATGGGCTGAAACAAGGCACTAGAGCTAAGTGCTAAGTTACCACCAGACATCATACATGAATAAGCAATAACCACTGACCAAGGACTAAGAACCATGTGAGGCTAACAGATAGCAGGGAAGGTGAAGACAGACAGCAGGACCATCCCAGCCTGAGGTGCACTCAGTAGATGTGCTCCAGGGATGCTGAGAGAGCTCCCCACATCACAGCCACTGCATGATGAGCACTTGTTTGGTCCATGAACTGCAGTAAGTGATGCTGGCGGTGAAGGGggtgctgggctgtgcagcCAGGGAACACCAGCACACTCTGAGGGGCTGCCTTGGCATCCAGTGCTGGTTTGTGCCCTGAAAAAGGGCACTCGATTCAGCCATGTTCTCCTTTATCTAGTTAACCCTCTGTTGCAAACAGTTTGAAAACCATTTATATTCTCAGAATGAAAGTCTACAGCCTGGCAGCTTTGCTTCTCTAATACACAACACTGCATGGACCCTGCTGGCTTAACTGTGCAGTAGGAAGGGCTTTCTGTGGGGACTTCACATCCctgcgaaaaaaaaaaacaatcattaTCCCTACCTATAAAACACACAGTTGGCACgtgcatatgtgtgtgttaTATTTGCACATACAcatgtacaaatatatataattacacacacacacacacatttttttcaaaacaaactgaTTTACTGACAACACCTCCCTTCTGGtggaaaagctgagagaacAAACATGACAGATGCTTGTCAAGCTGTACAAAGTGCCAGCAGAAAATGCTCAGACACTACggcaacaaaagcagcaaaatcttTTCTGAGCAGCAGTTCCTACTCGCTGGCTCCAGGGTGTTAAAAgaatcaaaactgaaaaatctgaagCCATATAGGATAAGGTAAGATGGGACAGGATAGCCCACAACAGCATGTGCTCAATACAGGTTAGTACGGTTGGCTCATATGTATATCAGTGTGACACATCTCAAAGCAGGCATTCCCTGAGGGAAAGACCATGCATCCTGGACATGTAAAATTTCCCGTGGTGGGCACATGGCCTCAGTGTATCTTGCTCACAGCATGGGAGAAGGGCTCACAGACCCCAGGGGGGCAGTGTGATAAGGCTGAGCCCCATCACTTACAACAGGGTGCCACGAACACTCACAAGACCAGTGTAAAGTCATGAGATTTTGTTTGGGGTTTACGTCATGTTTTTGAGAGTCGCTTCCTGACTGTTGAACTCTCAGAATACCACCCCACTGAGATTCTCCTTCCCATGGCATTAACCcccttgtctttctttctcttctctcgACCCTCTCACATTCCAGTTATAGATATGCTTTAGCATCACCTCTGCCTAGCACCCCGTCAGCAGGAGCATGGGGCAGGCAGCggtgccccagcaggagctgtggcaAAGTGCACGTGTCCTGCTcacagtcacagaatggtttgggttggaagggaccttaaatatcacccagttccaaccccctgccatgggcagggacacatcccaccagaccaagttgcccaaagccccatccagcctggccttgaacacttacagggatggggcatccacaccttgctctcctgcagctccctcttTCAATGCTGTGCCAAAGACCTGACCTCTCAGCCAGGAAGAGGcagagccttctcctctgctgGCAACCACAGCATGAGCGTGCCTTCTAGTGCTGGAATGTCAAGAGCAGGGGCTATGAATGGCAGCCACTCTGCTTTTGGGCAACTCTATCTTCCATGTCCAGCTGAACCAGGGCTGTTGATCTGCCAGATGTTTCTCAAAGGATcagaaaaaatggtaaaaaagcaaagaaggaaagaatgaaacaCCACAGGACTGCTAAACACAGCCATCTGGAAAGTGACCAGGCTGGGAGGTCAACAACAACTATCCCAAAACCTGGGAGTAAAACAACAGTAAAGAAATGAGACCCATTTAAAATAAGATGCTTagaaaacaagaatatttgCACCTTCTGCTTGCTGTCTGCAAGCTgccggcttttttttttttgaacctgTAGGGCACAGTCAGATGACCATTTTGACCCAGGTTAGGAACTTCCCTGTTGAATGCATGACAAAATTCTTGCTTCACTGCTGCTCGCCAGAACCTGAGGCTTTGACCTTCCTGTCCCCAGCCCGGTCCCTGTGCCCTGGGCACTGTAAAAGCTGTCAATGGGTGCAGGTTTCTGCAGCAAACACCCCTAGAGCTCCCCACCAGTCCCTGCAGAAAGCCAACCCAGAACCCTGCTTTGGGCACTCAGGGAAATGTGCCTTCCTCTGGGTGCTttctctgctgcagctccagagcCTGCTGTTGCATTTCCAATTAACTCGAGACACCATGTGCCAGCGGGACAGGGATCTGGTGCCTGTGCTTTTTAGAACACTGAACAGTGGTCAGACAGACTCATACATAAAGTAGGTCTAAATGAATATCCAAAGCAAGCTTGTCGCATTCTCAGGAAAACTGTTtccattaaggaaaaaatggacattttatttctgtctgttcaAATGGgatcaaaattacattttgtaaaACTATTCCTTTGATTTCACTagcaacagatttattttaaagccaaataTTCCCCTGCAGTGGCAGTAACCCAGCATGGTAGAGCGAGAAACCCTCGGTTTGTACCTGACCACAAATTGGTTTCAGTGGGAACAGATGGATCTTcagcttttgagaaaaaaaatcaagttactCATTTTGGTGCCTGGTTATGGATTTAAAAGGGTAACTACAGTCTTTTCTAACCATGCTGTTTATTATGGCTTACAAGAAAGGCTTAAGTTCTATtaactgcaaaataataattatagaagcaggttttcctttttatttctaatctCATAAAATTTGAAGTTTGAAGGTATTGGGAACTGTATTTATGGAATCATTTTCTCTACTGATCTTGGGAAAACATAAGCATGTCACTGCAGTATCAGCTGACGCTCTGCATATCCTGAGTAAAAGTGATTGAATAAAAGTCACATAAGGTATACTAAAAACGATAAAATTGTACTTTTGTTTTACATTGTATCTTTTATGCATATATTTGTGGTATTGTGTAACGACTACATCAAAACATCATGCTAAACATTTAATACAATTACCAGGATAATATTTCACTTAAAC is a genomic window of Anser cygnoides isolate HZ-2024a breed goose chromosome Z, Taihu_goose_T2T_genome, whole genome shotgun sequence containing:
- the GDNF gene encoding glial cell line-derived neurotrophic factor isoform X2, whose product is MKLWDVVAVCVVLLNTVSTSPLPTANMPEDYPDQFDEVVDFIQATIKRLRRSPDKQTPIFSRRERNRQNAAMNIENSNKKGRRSQRGKNRGCVLTEIHLNVTDLDLGYETKEELIFRYCSGSCDAAETTYDKILKNLTRKKKLVNDKVRQACCRPTAFDDDLSFLDDNLVYHILKKHSAKRCGCV
- the GDNF gene encoding glial cell line-derived neurotrophic factor isoform X1, giving the protein MKLWDVVAVCVVLLNTVSTSPLPTGKMPPEGPPSVVEGPEDDLSPISLPPPYAVHSDSNMPEDYPDQFDEVVDFIQATIKRLRRSPDKQTPIFSRRERNRQNAAMNIENSNKKGRRSQRGKNRGCVLTEIHLNVTDLDLGYETKEELIFRYCSGSCDAAETTYDKILKNLTRKKKLVNDKVRQACCRPTAFDDDLSFLDDNLVYHILKKHSAKRCGCV